A stretch of the Azorhizobium caulinodans ORS 571 genome encodes the following:
- a CDS encoding NTP transferase domain-containing protein, whose protein sequence is MRFGPVPLAEAEGAIAAHSIRCGDRVIRKGTRLAADEIAALSGAGHASVVVARLEADDVPEDAAAHELARAIAGPGLRVEAPFTGRSNLFAQAAGVVAIDRAGVDAFNGRDEALTLATIPDLRPVQAGDMVATVKIIPFAVPAPLVREAARTAPLLTLHPFVRRKVALVSTLLPGLPPKVVEKTRRVTAGRLAPAGAALSHDVQIPHDTAALAQAIRTAASEGADLVLIFGASAITDRRDVIPAALEAAGGHVERLGMPVDPGNLTLIGRLGDLPVIGAPGCARSAKENGFDWLLMRLLAGLDVTAAEVAGLGVGGLLGEIVTRPQLREEPPAPHAPEIATLILAAGRGTRMGGPNKLLADVGGTAVVRRVAEAALVAGPRPVVVVTGHEHERVEQALAGLAVQFIHNPDHLTGMASSLRRGIAALPPGVEGAVVALGDMPLVSAELFGRLGAAFAPELGRLIVVPMAGEQRGNPVLLSRRFFPDLMALEGDIGARRIIAAHPEAVVEVEAPSTAAFLDVDTPQALDEARTLLGSAQGD, encoded by the coding sequence GTGAGGTTCGGCCCCGTTCCTCTCGCCGAAGCCGAGGGCGCCATCGCCGCCCATTCCATCCGCTGCGGCGATCGGGTGATCCGCAAGGGCACGCGGCTCGCTGCGGACGAGATCGCGGCTCTCTCTGGCGCCGGCCATGCCAGCGTGGTGGTGGCCCGCCTTGAGGCGGACGACGTGCCGGAGGATGCCGCGGCCCATGAATTGGCGCGGGCGATCGCGGGCCCCGGACTCCGGGTGGAGGCGCCCTTCACCGGTCGGAGCAACCTCTTCGCGCAGGCGGCGGGCGTCGTCGCCATCGACCGGGCGGGCGTCGATGCCTTCAACGGTCGCGACGAGGCCCTGACCCTCGCCACCATTCCGGACCTTCGGCCCGTGCAGGCCGGCGACATGGTGGCGACGGTGAAGATCATCCCCTTCGCCGTCCCGGCGCCACTCGTGCGCGAGGCCGCCCGGACGGCGCCCCTCCTCACCCTTCATCCCTTCGTGCGCCGCAAGGTGGCGCTCGTCTCCACCCTCCTGCCCGGCCTGCCGCCGAAGGTGGTGGAGAAGACCCGCCGCGTAACGGCCGGCCGCCTCGCCCCGGCCGGCGCCGCCCTTAGCCACGACGTCCAGATCCCGCACGACACGGCGGCGCTGGCACAGGCCATCCGGACCGCCGCGTCGGAGGGGGCGGACCTGGTGCTCATCTTCGGCGCCTCGGCCATCACCGACCGGCGTGACGTGATCCCCGCCGCGCTGGAGGCGGCGGGTGGACACGTGGAGCGGCTCGGCATGCCGGTGGACCCCGGCAACCTCACCCTCATCGGCCGGCTGGGCGACCTGCCGGTGATCGGCGCGCCCGGATGCGCCCGGAGCGCCAAGGAGAACGGCTTCGACTGGCTTCTGATGCGCCTCTTGGCGGGGCTCGACGTCACGGCCGCCGAGGTGGCGGGTCTCGGCGTCGGTGGCCTGCTGGGCGAGATCGTCACGCGCCCGCAGCTCCGCGAGGAGCCGCCCGCGCCGCATGCGCCGGAGATCGCGACGCTCATCCTCGCCGCCGGACGGGGCACACGCATGGGCGGCCCCAACAAGCTGTTGGCGGACGTGGGCGGAACGGCGGTGGTGCGCCGGGTGGCGGAGGCGGCGCTCGTCGCTGGGCCACGTCCCGTGGTGGTCGTCACCGGTCATGAGCACGAGCGGGTGGAGCAGGCGCTGGCGGGCCTTGCCGTCCAGTTCATCCACAATCCCGACCACCTGACCGGCATGGCGAGTTCGTTGCGCCGGGGCATTGCGGCGCTGCCTCCGGGCGTCGAGGGCGCCGTCGTCGCGCTCGGCGACATGCCGCTGGTGAGCGCGGAGCTGTTCGGACGGCTGGGCGCGGCCTTTGCGCCGGAGCTGGGCCGGCTCATCGTCGTGCCCATGGCCGGCGAGCAGCGGGGCAACCCTGTCCTGCTGTCGCGCCGCTTCTTTCCGGACTTGATGGCGCTCGAAGGCGACATCGGTGCCCGGCGCATCATCGCCGCCCATCCGGAGGCGGTCGTGGAAGTGGAGGCGCCCAGCACGGCGGCCTTCCTCGATGTGGACACGCCGCAGGCGCTGGACGAAGCCCGCACGCTCCTGGGTTCAGCGCAGGGCGACTGA
- a CDS encoding arabinose transporter codes for MHAPPKPRASSALFAVVPILFPLTLSAFLAVLSIGIPLPVLSIRVHDGLGFGAVLVGVVVGSQSVVTLLSRGMAGTTVDSHGAKWAVVAGLPLAACAGGLYLASLALPDPSFSLAVLIAGRMIHGIAESLFITGFLAWGIGRVGVAKAGLVMGWNGIAVSAALAVGAPLGVAAQESFGFAAVALLALTAPLLALAIVVCVAAVPRSEAPAAPRLPFVRVLGLVWRFGLVLALSTAPFALLGSFVVLTFTERGWAHAGLALSLYGIGFVLVRFAFGHMPDRLGGATVSLISLAVEGVGQALLFAGGYGGFDHVWVGLAGAALTGAGFSLVLPAMGVEAVRRVPRESQGAAIGSFMAFLDIALGVTGPLAGLLAGVAGFGSVFGAGALACLVAIGLVLAMGRRTAS; via the coding sequence ATGCACGCTCCTCCCAAGCCCCGCGCTTCCTCCGCCCTCTTCGCGGTCGTTCCGATCCTGTTTCCGCTGACGCTCTCCGCGTTTCTCGCGGTCCTGAGCATCGGCATTCCCCTGCCCGTCCTCTCCATCCGCGTCCATGATGGACTCGGCTTTGGCGCCGTGCTCGTCGGCGTGGTGGTGGGCAGCCAGTCGGTCGTCACCCTGCTCAGCCGGGGCATGGCCGGCACCACCGTCGACAGCCACGGCGCCAAATGGGCCGTCGTCGCCGGCCTGCCGCTCGCGGCCTGCGCGGGCGGGCTCTATCTCGCCTCGCTCGCCCTCCCCGATCCCTCGTTCAGCCTGGCCGTGCTGATCGCAGGGCGCATGATCCATGGCATTGCGGAGAGCCTCTTCATCACCGGCTTCCTGGCCTGGGGCATCGGCCGCGTCGGTGTCGCAAAGGCCGGCCTCGTTATGGGCTGGAACGGCATTGCGGTGAGCGCCGCGCTGGCGGTGGGCGCCCCGCTCGGCGTTGCCGCGCAGGAGAGCTTCGGCTTCGCGGCGGTCGCCCTGCTCGCCCTCACCGCACCGTTGCTGGCCCTGGCCATTGTCGTCTGCGTCGCCGCCGTGCCCCGCTCCGAAGCACCGGCGGCGCCGCGCCTGCCGTTCGTGCGCGTGCTCGGCCTCGTCTGGCGGTTCGGCCTCGTGCTGGCGCTCTCAACAGCGCCCTTCGCCTTGCTCGGCAGCTTCGTGGTGCTCACCTTCACCGAGCGCGGCTGGGCGCACGCGGGGCTTGCCCTCTCGCTCTATGGCATCGGCTTCGTGCTGGTGCGCTTCGCCTTCGGCCACATGCCCGACCGGCTGGGCGGGGCCACCGTTTCGCTCATCTCGCTGGCCGTGGAAGGCGTGGGGCAGGCCCTGCTCTTCGCCGGCGGATATGGCGGGTTCGACCATGTGTGGGTCGGGCTGGCGGGTGCCGCGCTGACCGGCGCCGGCTTCTCGCTGGTGCTGCCGGCGATGGGGGTCGAAGCGGTGCGCCGGGTGCCGCGCGAGAGCCAGGGTGCCGCCATCGGCAGCTTCATGGCTTTCCTCGACATCGCATTGGGTGTCACCGGGCCTTTGGCCGGCCTGCTGGCGGGCGTAGCGGGCTTCGGCTCGGTTTTCGGGGCCGGCGCCCTTGCCTGCCTCGTCGCCATCGGCCTCGTGCTGGCCATGGGTCGGAGAACGGCCAGCTAG
- a CDS encoding DUF488 domain-containing protein, protein MSKVSEFFTIGYEHTTPAAFFETLEDAGVGLVVDVRAVAASRRPGFSKTALAAGVSEHGIGYVHLRALGTPTDGRTAARKGDVSTLMRIYNAHLETPAAREALDELTALARSRPICLLCYERHVEGCHRQRLAELLCERLGFDVTHLEADPF, encoded by the coding sequence ATGAGCAAGGTCAGCGAATTCTTCACCATCGGCTATGAGCACACGACGCCGGCCGCTTTCTTCGAGACGCTGGAGGATGCGGGCGTCGGCCTCGTGGTGGACGTGCGGGCGGTGGCGGCCTCGCGCCGGCCCGGCTTCTCCAAGACCGCGCTGGCGGCGGGGGTGTCCGAGCACGGCATCGGCTATGTGCATCTGCGGGCGCTGGGCACACCCACAGATGGACGCACCGCCGCGCGCAAGGGTGATGTCTCCACCCTCATGCGCATCTACAACGCCCATCTGGAAACGCCGGCCGCCCGCGAGGCGCTGGATGAACTGACCGCGCTCGCCCGCAGCCGGCCCATCTGCCTCTTGTGCTACGAGCGCCATGTGGAGGGCTGCCACCGCCAGCGGCTCGCGGAACTCCTCTGCGAGCGTCTGGGGTTCGATGTGACCCATCTGGAGGCGGACCCGTTCTAG
- a CDS encoding vWA domain-containing protein → MPPAASPEPLRPAHEGRLAANILYFGRLLRAAGLTVGPGVMLDAVTAVEVAGVGTRQDLYWTLHAVFVKRHEDHDLFDAVFARFWRRRAPAEKLMELLSPVAVPRAPEPPKPGQRRVEEAFWGISRPPEVEEQQVSLDARLTASDQDVLRTRDFAQMSAEELREARRRIAALRLPQDTIRTRRLIADPRGARPDFRASLRASLATGGALLPLKRRGPRERPTPVVALLDISGSMADYARPVLHFLHALATRRRVDTFLFGTRLTNVTRALRHRDADAALTEVSRLVPDWSGGTRIATSLRAFNKDWSRRVLAQTPIVLLVTDGLERDADETLAQEMGRLQRSCLRLVWLNPLLRYSGFEPRARGIRAMLPYVDDFRPVHDLASLEALVAALAAPPVPFAGRKLLVAGEE, encoded by the coding sequence ATGCCGCCGGCCGCATCGCCTGAGCCGTTGCGCCCGGCCCACGAGGGCCGGCTCGCCGCCAACATTCTCTATTTCGGCCGCCTGCTGCGTGCCGCTGGGCTCACCGTCGGCCCCGGCGTGATGCTCGATGCGGTGACGGCGGTGGAGGTGGCGGGCGTCGGCACCCGGCAGGATCTCTATTGGACCCTCCACGCCGTCTTCGTGAAGCGGCATGAGGACCATGACCTGTTCGATGCGGTCTTCGCCCGCTTCTGGCGCCGCCGCGCGCCGGCGGAAAAGCTCATGGAACTGCTCTCGCCGGTCGCCGTGCCCCGCGCGCCGGAGCCGCCCAAGCCGGGCCAGAGGCGGGTGGAGGAGGCCTTCTGGGGCATCTCCCGCCCGCCGGAGGTGGAAGAGCAGCAGGTTTCGCTCGATGCACGCCTCACGGCTTCCGATCAGGACGTGCTGCGCACCCGTGATTTTGCGCAGATGAGCGCCGAGGAATTGCGCGAGGCCCGCCGGCGCATCGCCGCTTTGCGCCTGCCCCAGGATACGATCCGCACGCGCCGCCTGATCGCGGATCCACGCGGCGCCCGTCCCGATTTCCGCGCCAGCCTGCGGGCCTCGCTCGCCACTGGCGGGGCGCTGTTGCCGCTGAAGCGGCGCGGTCCGCGCGAGCGGCCGACGCCGGTCGTCGCGCTGCTGGATATCTCCGGTTCCATGGCCGATTACGCCCGCCCGGTGCTGCACTTCCTGCACGCGCTCGCCACCCGGCGCCGGGTGGACACCTTCCTGTTCGGCACGCGCCTCACCAATGTCACCCGCGCGCTGCGGCATCGCGATGCGGATGCGGCGCTGACGGAGGTGTCCCGCCTCGTGCCCGACTGGTCCGGGGGCACCCGCATCGCCACCTCGCTGCGGGCCTTCAACAAGGACTGGTCCCGCCGCGTGCTGGCGCAGACCCCCATCGTCCTCCTCGTCACCGACGGGCTGGAGCGGGATGCGGACGAGACGCTGGCGCAGGAGATGGGCCGCCTTCAGCGCTCCTGCCTGCGCCTCGTCTGGCTCAATCCCTTGCTGCGTTATTCGGGCTTCGAGCCGCGTGCGCGGGGCATCCGGGCCATGCTGCCCTATGTGGACGACTTCCGCCCCGTCCATGATCTGGCGAGCCTTGAGGCGCTGGTGGCGGCGCTCGCTGCCCCGCCCGTGCCATTTGCCGGTCGCAAGCTTCTGGTGGCAGGGGAGGAGTGA
- a CDS encoding AAA family ATPase yields MPDRASFPPPSIDATQTLLTGAGYVPDRALATVLHLALRMGRPLLLEGEAGVGKTEVARTLARALGRRLIRLQCYEGLDLAGAAYEWNYPAQMIAIRLAEAAGESDKAEIASGVFSERYLQRRPLLEALMPDPAGPPVLLIDELDRTDEAFEAFLLEVLSDFQISIPELGTVKAEHPPIIILTSNRTREIHDALKRRCLYHWVDYPSAERELEILRARLPQVPQALSRQVVAFVQALRREDLFKVPGVAETLDWAAALVELDAVAVDPALAQDTLGVLLKYQDDIARTDAAAISRLLDEARHAAGRIA; encoded by the coding sequence ATGCCGGATCGCGCTTCCTTCCCGCCCCCATCCATCGATGCCACGCAGACCCTGCTCACCGGCGCCGGCTATGTGCCGGACCGGGCGCTCGCCACCGTGCTGCATCTCGCCCTGCGCATGGGTCGTCCTCTGCTGCTGGAAGGCGAGGCCGGCGTCGGCAAGACGGAGGTGGCACGCACGCTGGCCCGCGCCCTTGGGCGGCGGCTCATTCGCCTGCAATGCTATGAGGGGCTCGATCTCGCCGGGGCCGCCTATGAGTGGAATTATCCGGCCCAGATGATCGCCATCCGCCTCGCGGAAGCCGCCGGGGAGAGCGACAAGGCGGAGATCGCGTCCGGCGTCTTCTCCGAGCGCTATCTCCAGCGCCGCCCGCTGCTCGAAGCCCTGATGCCCGATCCCGCTGGCCCGCCGGTGCTGTTGATCGATGAACTGGACCGTACCGACGAGGCCTTCGAGGCTTTCCTGCTGGAAGTGCTGTCGGACTTCCAGATTTCCATTCCCGAACTCGGCACGGTGAAGGCGGAGCATCCGCCGATCATCATCCTCACCTCCAACCGCACGCGCGAGATCCACGACGCGCTGAAGCGGCGCTGCCTCTATCACTGGGTGGACTATCCCAGCGCCGAACGGGAACTGGAGATCCTGCGGGCCCGCCTGCCGCAGGTGCCGCAGGCCCTCTCCCGGCAGGTGGTGGCCTTCGTGCAGGCCCTGCGGCGGGAAGACCTGTTCAAGGTGCCGGGCGTCGCCGAGACGCTGGACTGGGCCGCTGCCCTCGTGGAGCTCGATGCGGTGGCGGTCGATCCCGCGCTGGCGCAGGACACGCTGGGCGTGCTGCTGAAATATCAGGACGACATCGCCCGCACCGATGCGGCGGCGATCTCTCGCCTGCTGGACGAGGCCCGCCATGCCGCCGGCCGCATCGCCTGA